From Polynucleobacter sp. MWH-Braz-FAM2G, a single genomic window includes:
- the dut gene encoding dUTP diphosphatase encodes MQSLQVKILDERMRDQLPTYGTPGSAGLDLRACIDETIEIAPGQTVLVPTGLAIYVEDPRYAAFILPRSGLGHKHGIVLGNLVGLIDSDYQGQLMVSTWNRGSTPFKLEPMERLAQLVVMPVQQVELKVVEEFTESSRGAGGFGSTGRG; translated from the coding sequence ATGCAATCACTTCAAGTCAAAATTCTCGATGAACGGATGCGCGATCAGCTACCTACTTATGGCACCCCTGGTAGTGCGGGATTGGATTTACGCGCCTGCATAGATGAAACAATTGAAATTGCGCCAGGTCAAACAGTTTTAGTACCTACTGGTTTGGCAATCTACGTAGAAGATCCACGCTACGCTGCATTTATTCTTCCTCGCTCAGGCCTTGGCCATAAGCACGGCATCGTCTTGGGCAATCTCGTAGGCTTAATCGACTCTGACTATCAGGGGCAGTTGATGGTAAGCACCTGGAATCGCGGATCTACGCCATTCAAGCTTGAACCCATGGAGCGCTTGGCTCAGTTAGTTGTAATGCCAGTTCAACAAGTCGAACTTAAGGTTGTTGAAGAATTTACCGAGAGCAGTCGTGGCGCAGGTGGATTTGGTAGTACTGGGCGGGGCTAA
- a CDS encoding APC family permease: protein MSTSGCLAKNSLGVFESIIMGIAGTAPAFSVAVTSAAIVASVGVLSVGSILYCGLIMFGITLAFINLSRIQPNAGAAYAWVGHVFGPTRGFFAGWGLLIASIFFMVSATIPAASSTLLLIAPDYAENTKYIAVIAAGWLTMVSLIVGRGIKHSSFMQITLTLFESLILISLIVGGLISYWSTPAHPPSFVWISPLSFTPQVFATGALTAIFFFWGWDVTMNLSEESKEGGQNSDGAAGKGAFWSVLNMMLFFVLMMVVVLIALTDKEIAESGTNILFAISSKLFPTPWNYLAVFCTILSTVGTIETQILQFSRSMFAMARDGMLHPIYARIHEEYKTPWVATFVIWFLGVTLLFSSSFMPSVKAILTSSILAIGFQICFYMSLTGFACAWHYRERLNAGLGSAIVHVLWPGASGIFMVFVAIYSIPTFDSFTVMMGVGGLLLGFLPLVLNRKRALTRAG, encoded by the coding sequence ATGAGTACATCTGGTTGCTTGGCAAAAAATTCTCTAGGTGTATTTGAGTCAATCATTATGGGGATTGCAGGGACTGCACCTGCATTTAGTGTAGCTGTGACAAGCGCTGCGATTGTAGCTTCTGTAGGCGTTTTATCTGTAGGCAGTATTTTGTATTGCGGCCTAATCATGTTTGGTATCACCTTGGCCTTTATTAATTTAAGCCGAATTCAGCCAAATGCTGGCGCAGCATATGCTTGGGTTGGTCATGTATTTGGGCCAACTCGGGGGTTCTTCGCTGGCTGGGGTCTATTGATAGCCTCTATATTTTTTATGGTGTCGGCCACTATTCCTGCTGCTAGCTCTACCTTATTATTAATTGCCCCTGATTATGCTGAGAACACGAAATACATTGCGGTAATAGCTGCTGGTTGGTTAACCATGGTTTCTCTGATCGTTGGTCGCGGAATAAAACATTCCAGCTTCATGCAAATTACCCTCACTCTTTTTGAGTCTTTAATTTTAATTTCGCTTATTGTTGGTGGGTTAATCAGCTATTGGTCAACTCCTGCGCATCCACCTTCTTTTGTATGGATTTCTCCACTCTCATTTACGCCACAGGTATTTGCTACAGGCGCTTTGACAGCCATCTTTTTCTTTTGGGGATGGGATGTCACTATGAATTTAAGCGAGGAGAGTAAGGAAGGGGGTCAGAATTCGGATGGAGCTGCTGGCAAAGGAGCCTTTTGGTCGGTCTTAAATATGATGCTCTTTTTTGTATTGATGATGGTTGTAGTTCTAATAGCACTGACTGATAAAGAGATTGCTGAATCTGGAACAAATATACTTTTTGCAATTTCCAGCAAATTATTTCCGACTCCATGGAATTATCTGGCTGTTTTTTGCACCATATTAAGTACGGTAGGGACGATAGAAACACAGATATTGCAGTTTAGCCGCAGCATGTTTGCTATGGCTCGTGATGGTATGTTGCACCCTATCTACGCAAGGATTCATGAGGAATATAAAACGCCGTGGGTTGCAACTTTTGTTATCTGGTTTTTGGGTGTGACTTTGCTTTTTTCTTCTTCCTTTATGCCCTCTGTTAAAGCTATCTTGACTAGCTCAATTTTGGCTATAGGTTTTCAGATTTGTTTTTACATGAGTCTCACTGGCTTTGCTTGTGCATGGCATTACCGAGAGAGATTAAATGCTGGTTTGGGTTCGGCCATAGTACATGTCTTATGGCCAGGCGCTTCCGGCATATTTATGGTCTTTGTTGCAATTTACAGCATCCCTACATTTGATTCGTTTACGGTCATGATGGGGGTTGGTGGCCTACTTTTGGGTTTTCTGCCTTTAGTACTAAATCGCAAAAGAGCGTTAACTAGGGCTGGTTGA